A part of Candidatus Thorarchaeota archaeon genomic DNA contains:
- a CDS encoding DHH family phosphoesterase → MNIKPLLGDADSILVIGHQNADPDAVASVIAFSELYQTVNPAGASYLACTDISRLSQQVLDTFAPDIKILKEPDLEPDLVILLDTNSREQVGGKLKNYLNEPPQTLVIDHHEPNPEIEQLASHVIQEPNRSSTCELLLSVFNDMRIQPSKMVANLLLAGLLFDTRRFFYTDKKTLLAAIDLIEAGADYESCVTSLIIRPERSERIARLKAARRTKIHKIDEWIVVTSVIGAFEASSCRGLISLGADVAIAGGQQGENSVRLSSRSTKHFYNETGVNLGCDVMEPVGEIIGGKGGGHPNAAGANGRGNLKKALNKSVELIKKAIHAR, encoded by the coding sequence GTGAACATAAAACCGCTGCTAGGAGATGCAGACTCAATTCTTGTCATCGGCCATCAGAACGCCGATCCTGACGCTGTTGCATCAGTTATCGCCTTTAGCGAACTCTATCAGACTGTAAACCCTGCTGGTGCCTCTTATCTGGCTTGTACTGACATCAGTCGGTTATCACAGCAGGTTCTCGATACATTTGCTCCCGACATCAAGATTCTCAAAGAGCCTGACCTTGAACCGGATCTCGTGATACTTCTTGATACAAACAGCCGGGAACAAGTCGGCGGTAAGCTCAAGAACTACCTGAACGAACCACCCCAAACTCTTGTTATCGACCATCATGAACCAAATCCAGAAATTGAGCAGCTGGCATCGCATGTTATTCAGGAACCAAATCGCTCCTCGACGTGTGAGCTCCTTCTTAGTGTTTTCAATGATATGAGAATCCAACCTTCGAAAATGGTGGCAAATCTTCTTCTCGCAGGTCTTCTTTTTGATACACGTCGTTTCTTTTACACCGATAAGAAAACACTCTTGGCAGCTATTGATTTGATAGAAGCAGGTGCTGACTACGAATCATGTGTAACCTCTCTTATCATACGGCCAGAACGTTCTGAACGGATCGCACGATTGAAAGCAGCTCGACGCACAAAGATTCACAAAATAGATGAATGGATTGTCGTTACGTCTGTGATAGGTGCATTTGAAGCAAGTTCTTGTCGGGGCTTGATTAGTCTTGGTGCGGATGTAGCTATTGCAGGTGGGCAACAGGGGGAGAATTCCGTAAGGTTGAGTTCAAGGTCAACGAAGCATTTCTATAATGAAACGGGTGTCAATCTTGGCTGTGACGTCATGGAACCTGTTGGTGAAATCATTGGTGGAAAGGGTGGTGGGCACCCTAACGCAGCGGGAGCAAATGGAAGAGGAAACCTCAAGAAGGCGCTAAATAAGTCGGTAGAACTAATTAAGAAGGCAATACATGCCAGGTAG
- a CDS encoding DUF3194 domain-containing protein, translated as MNAVLRIGLPEITAEDIASLAELCEEHITGYIFEKLGSKSIEEMFVTCILEMDDGGLQLDVQIDIEQKFETGHDLDALLDDATQNGVQWLEKQLMEMKDE; from the coding sequence ATGAATGCAGTTCTCCGCATCGGTCTGCCTGAGATAACAGCAGAGGACATAGCTAGCCTTGCAGAGCTTTGCGAAGAACACATTACTGGTTACATTTTCGAGAAGTTGGGTAGCAAGAGCATCGAAGAAATGTTTGTTACCTGTATTCTTGAGATGGATGATGGTGGTCTACAGCTAGATGTTCAGATAGACATCGAGCAGAAATTCGAGACAGGGCATGATTTGGACGCTCTATTGGATGACGCAACCCAGAACGGGGTACAATGGCTGGAAAAACAGTTGATGGAGATGAAAGATGAGTGA
- a CDS encoding prefoldin subunit beta produces MAQTLPPALEDKLRKFENMRKNHEQLQMMVQQLQTQLNETEATLDELEDQPDDTVTYKSVGQVMFRVDKPELVEELSDKQETLEMKLKSTKKQRDTLQKKLQSEQEEIQLELGKHNLQLQ; encoded by the coding sequence ATGGCACAAACACTCCCCCCTGCATTGGAAGACAAGCTCCGAAAATTCGAGAATATGCGTAAGAACCACGAACAATTACAGATGATGGTTCAGCAGCTCCAAACTCAGCTTAACGAGACCGAGGCAACACTTGATGAACTGGAAGACCAGCCTGATGATACTGTTACGTATAAGAGCGTTGGTCAAGTGATGTTCCGTGTGGATAAACCTGAGCTTGTGGAAGAGCTGTCAGATAAGCAAGAAACACTTGAGATGAAGCTTAAATCGACAAAGAAACAGCGCGACACCCTTCAGAAAAAGCTTCAGTCTGAGCAAGAAGAGATTCAGCTCGAGCTTGGGAAACACAATCTCCAGTTGCAGTGA
- a CDS encoding CTAG/PCC1 family protein → MKSEVSGVDAVFTMDFDTPKLAETIAKALEPETRSIESERAETEVVVQGSTLHIHVSADDVTSLRAAMNSFLSWVSSCTKSMDFVLSEFSSR, encoded by the coding sequence ATGAAGTCTGAAGTCTCTGGAGTTGATGCGGTTTTTACCATGGACTTTGACACTCCAAAGCTTGCTGAGACAATAGCAAAAGCCCTTGAACCGGAGACTCGTTCCATTGAATCAGAACGGGCAGAAACAGAGGTTGTCGTGCAGGGCTCAACACTGCACATACACGTTTCTGCTGATGATGTTACTTCCTTACGAGCAGCCATGAACTCCTTTCTGTCTTGGGTCTCAAGTTGTACAAAATCGATGGATTTTGTTCTATCTGAATTTTCGTCTCGATAA